In the Terriglobales bacterium genome, CACCAGCTTGTCCAGCGTGGGGACGGCGAATTGCGGGGTGCCACAGAAGACAAGATCCATAGTGGATAGTGAATAGTGGATAGTGGATCGTGAAGAGGAACTAGGCCCGGATGGGGTGTGGCTTGCTCAAGGAGGCAATCAAGCCTTGCAACACCCGCGCCAGTTCCGTCGTCTCCGCCAGCACTCGCTCGGCCGCTTCTTTGCTGAGAAAACCGAAGTCCCGAGCAAGCACGATCTGGGTTTCCACTTCAAACAGCGATCCACGGGACGTGCCCAAAAACTGCACGAATTCACCAGTTGACTGCCTGCCTTGGCCTTCCGCGATGTTGCTGGGAATGGAGACCGCGGCGCGGCGCAGTTGAGCAGTGAGTCCGTAGGCTTCCACCCGAGGGAATTGTTCAGCGGCGCGATAGATGGTCTTGGCTAGTTCGATCGCCTTCTGCCAAGCCA is a window encoding:
- a CDS encoding four helix bundle protein — translated: AWQKAIELAKTIYRAAEQFPRVEAYGLTAQLRRAAVSIPSNIAEGQGRQSTGEFVQFLGTSRGSLFEVETQIVLARDFGFLSKEAAERVLAETTELARVLQGLIASLSKPHPIRA